GCTGGCTCTGGAGCGGGTCTTCCCTCGTGTAGGTGAGACGCTCCACCTGGCCCGGCTGGAAGTCGTCCTGGATCTCCTTGCCGTTCACGAAGAGCTTCACGGCCCCGGCGTCGCCGAGGACGAGGTCGACGGACTCCTTGTCCGTGAAGGTCTTGGACTCGCCCCGCGCGAGGGTGCCGTCGAAGAGCAGCCGTCCGCTGTGGTCCTTCGCGGAGATCCAGCTCGCGCCGGTGTCCGCGGTCAGCACGACCGTGACCAGGTCCTTCGGGGCGGCGGCGATCGCGCTGTCCGAGGGGGTGGGCGTGGGCGGCTGCGGGGTCGGTGCGGGCGGCTTGGCGCCGGTCTGCTTGGGCGCCGGCTGCGGGGAGGCGGAACCTTCCGCCACCGGCTTGGCCTTGTCGTCGCCGCCGCCGAAGGCCGTGAAGCCGACGAAGCCGATCACGGCGACGATGGCGGCGACCATGGCGGCGGTCCAGTTCGGCCGCTGCCGCTCGGGGCGGAGGCGCTCGGCTTCGAACATCGGCGCGGCGGGCGTGGGTGCCGGCCGGCCGCCGTGGGCCGCGTCGTAGCTCTCGATCAGGGGTGCCGGATCGAGGTGCACGGCGCGGGCGAGGGTACGGATGTGACCGCGGGCGTAGACGTCGCCGCCGCACCGCGTGAAGTCGTCCTCTTCGATCGCGTGCACGATCGGGATGCGCACGCGGGTGGTGGAACTGACCTCGTCGACGGTGAGCCCGGCGGCGATCCGGGCCTGCTGGAGGGCCGTCCCGATGGACGGGCCTTCGACGGGACGTTCGACGAGGCGGTCCTCGGACCGGTCGTCGGTCGAAGGCCGCTCTTCTTCGGGGGAGTTGGATTTGCCGATGGACACGTGGGCGCCTTTCGAGCGTGTAGCCACCTGCTGGAAGTCCAGTCTAGGGGGGTGACGAAAGGGTGGAGCAACCGGAGGGTGCCCTCCCTACGCCATCCGAATGGCGCGGGAGGTGTTCCGTCGGCGCGGCGGCGCCGCCCCCGTTCAACTGGACGCGGGCCCGGGAGAAACGGTTGCCCGGCGATCCGTCACGGATGGGTCTCGCCGCGGATGACGGCCAGCACCCCGTCCAGCTCGTCCGCCTTGAGCAGGACGTCGCGCGCCTTCGAGCCCTCGCTCGGTCCCACGATCCCCCGCGACTCCATCAGGTCCATGAGGCGTCCGGCCTTGGCGAAGCCGACCCGCAGTTTGCGCTGGAGCATCGAGGTGGAGCCGAACTGCGTGGTGACCACCAGCTCCGCCGCCTGGCACAGCAGGTCCAGGTCGTCGCCGATGTCCTCGTCGATCTCCTTCTTCTGCTTCTGCCCGACGGTGACGTCGTCGCGGAAGACGGGCGCCATCTGGTCCTTGCAGTGCTGGACGATCCCGCCGATCTCGTCCTCGGTCACGAAGGCGCCCTGGAGCCGGACGGGCTTGTTCGCGCCCATCGGCAGGAACAGCCCGTCGCCCTTGCCGATCAGCTTCTCGGCGCCCGGCTGGTCGAGGATGACCCGGCTGTCGGCGAGCGAGGAGGTGGCGAAGGCGAGGCGAGAGGGCACGTTGGCCTTGATGAGGCCGGTCACCACGTCCACCGAGGGCCGCTGGGTGGCGAGCACCAGGTGGATGCCGGCCGCGCGGGCCAGCTGGGTGATGCGGACGATGGAGTCCTCGACGTCGCGCGGGGCCACCATCATCAGGTCGGCCAGCTCGTCGACGATCACCAGCAGGTACGGGTAGGGGCTGAGCTCCCGTTCGCTGCCCGGCGGCAGCTTGATCTTGCCGTCGCGGATGGCCTGGTTGAAGTCGTCGATGTGCCGGTAGCCGAAGGCGGCCAGGTCGTCGTAGCGCAGGTCCATCTCGCGCACGACCCACTGGAGCGCCTCGGCGGCCCGCTTCGGGTTGGTGATGATCGGCGTGATCAGGTGCGGGATGCCCTCGTACGCCGTCAGCTCGACCCGCTTGGGGTCGACGAGCACCATCCGGACGTCCTCCGGAGTGGCCCGGACCATGATCGAAGTGATCAGGCAGTTGATGCAGGAGGACTTTCCGGAGCCGGTGGCGCCGGCCACCAGGACGTGCGGCATCTTGGCGAGGTTGGCCATGACGTAGCCGCCCTCGACGTCCTTGCCCAGCGCGACGAGCATCGGGTGGTCGTCCTCCGCCGCGTCCGCCAGGCGCAGCACGTCGCCCAGGTTGACCATCTCGCGGTCCGTGTTCGGGATCTCGATGCCGACCGCCGACTTGCCCGGGATCGGGCTGATGATGCGCACGTCCGGGGAGGCCACCGCGTAGGCGATGTTCTTGGCCAGCGCGGTGATCCGCTCGACCTTGACCGCCGCCCCGAGGGTGACCTCGTAGCGGGTGACCGTCGGACCCCGGGTGAAGCCGGTGACCTGGGCGTCGACCTTGAACTCGGTGAACACGTTCGTCAGCGAGGCGACCACGGCGTCGTTGGCGGCGCTGCGGGTCTTGCCCGGCCCGCCGCGCTCCAGCAGGTCCAGGGAGGGCAGCGAGTACGTGATGTCCCCGCGCAGCTGGAGCTGCTCGGCGCGGGCCGGCAGCGGCTGGCTCTCCGGCGCGGCCTTGGTCAGGTCGGGTACGGCGAGGGTGCCGGAGACCGCGGCGGTGGTGTCGTGCGGCCGCTCGGCCGGCGGCTGCGCGGGCGCGGCCGGAGCGGCGGCCGGCTTCGGCGGGACCGCCGGTTCGGGCCGCTCCCCGCGGGCGGGCGGCACCGGAGCGGTGGGCTCCGTACCCTCCCGCGGAGCGGCGATGCCCTGCGTGAGGTCGGCGACCAGCGGGGACGGCGGCAGCCCGCCGTAGACCGCGCCGTCCAGCGCGGCGGCGGCCGCCGCGGCCACGTCGACGGCGTCCATCCCGCGGTCCATGGCCGGTCGCGACGGGCTGCGCCGCGGGCGCCGGCGCCGGGCGAGCGCCTCCTCCTCGGCCGCGTCCGCCGGGTCGCCCGCGCCGGCTCCCGCGCGGGCCCGCCACTGCTCGGGGTCGTGCCGGCCGGGGGCGCCGCCCTCGGCCTCCCCGTAGCCCTCGTCGTACTCGTTCGGCGCGATGACCCCGAGGCGGATGCCGAGGCGCCGCAGCCGCTGCGGGATGGCGTTGACCGGGGTCGCGGTGACCACCAGCAGCCCGAAGACCGTCAGGAGCACCAGCATGGGCACCGCCAGCGGCGCGCCCATGGTGAAGATCAGCGGCTTCGAGGCTCCCCAGCCGATGAGCCCGCCCGCGTTCTGCATGGCGGTGGTGCCCTCGTCCCGGCCGGGCGCTCCGCAGGCGATGTGGACCAGGCCCAGGACGCCGATGGCGAGCGCGGAGAGCCCGACACCGATGCGCCCGTTGGCGTCGGTCTGCTCGGGATGCCGGATGAAGCGCACCGCCATGACCCCGAACAGGATCGGTACGAGCAGATCCAGTCGTCCGAAGGCACCGGTGACCAGCATCGTGACCAGATCCCCGACGGGACCGCTCAGGTTCGACCAGGTTCCGGCGGCGACGATCAGCGCGAGCGCGAGCAGCAGCAGCGCGATGCCGTCCTTGCGGTGGGCGGGGTCGAGGTTCTTGGCACCGTTGCCGATGCCGCGGAAGACCGCGCCGACCGCGTGGGCGCAGCCGAGCCAGACGGCGCGCACCAGCCGCACCACGCCGTTGGTCGGGGAGGGCGCGGGCTTGGCCGCGACCTTCCTGACCGGCGGGCGCTTGGCCGCCGCGGTCTTCTTCGCGGGGGGCGTGCGCACGGGCGCCGCCTTCTTCGCCGGGGCCGCCGTCCGGCCGGTGCGGCCCTTCGCGGTGCCCGCAGCGCTCGGGGAACCCTTACCGGACGTACGTGAGGCCATGGGCCCGAGGTTACCGGTGCACACCCCGGTGGACACGCGTGCCCACCCCTTCACCCGTTCGTGTCGCCCGCCCCGCCGGTGCTTTGACGCCCCACCAGACCTGACGTGCACCCAGACCCCGCGACGCCCCGGCTCCTTGGCCGACCGCCCGGACACGGCGGCGCCCGCGTGCGCGGATCCGCACGCGGGCGCCCCGCACTCCACCGCACTCCGCCGCCCCGCACCGGCCGGTCCGACCGGTGCGAAGGAGAGGTCCTAGCCCTGCGCCGGCAGCACCGCTCCGCCGCCCGTCCCCGGCTCCAGCGCGTCGAGCGCCCGCCGCAGCCCGGTCAGCTTGCGTTCCAGGTGGGCCGCGGTCGCCACCACCGCCGCGTCGGCGGAGTCCTCGCCGAGCTGCTTCGTCAGCGCCTCGGCCTGCTCCTCGACCGCCGCGAGCCGCGCGGAGAGCTCGGCCAGCAGACCGGCCGTCTCCTTGCTCGCGTCCACGCCGTTGGAGCTGCCGCCCTCCAGCTGGAGCCGCAGCAGCGCCGCCTGCTCCCGCAGCTGGCAGTTCTTCGTGTACAGCTCCACGAAGACCGACACCTTGGCCCGCAGCACCCACGGGTCGAACGGCTTCGAGATGTAGTCCACCGCTCCCGCCGCGTAGCCGCGGAACGTGTGGTGCGGACCGTGGTTGATCGCCGTCAGGAAGATGATCGGGATGTCCCGGGTCCGTTCCCGCCGCTTGATGTGCGCGGCCGTCTCGAATCCGTCCATTCCCGGCATCTGCACATCCAGCAGGATGACCGCGAAATCGTCCGTCAGCAGCGCCTTGAGCGCTTCCTCCCCCGACGACGCCCGGACCAGTGTCTGATCGAGCGCGGAGAGGATGGCCTCCAGCGCCAGCAGATTCTCCGGCCGGTCGTCGACCAGGAGGATCTTGGCCTTCTGCACCATGCCCTGTCCTCCTCGCCCCGGCACGGGGCCTCCCCGGCTCCTGGCTCCGGCCTGTGCGCCGGGCCCCGCCCCAGAGGACGACATCTTTGCGCCGTCCGTCCTTGTGCCGGTCATCGTAGCCCCAGTCCCGAGATCGCCACACCCTGTCACCAGGATGTCACTGTGCACGAAACAGGAACGTGGCGGGAGAGCAGAAGGTTCCCCCTTCACCGCTCTCCCGCGCCGCTCCCGCCACCGTGCGTCAGCAAGTGGTGTAAGTACGCTCGCACTGCGCTCACTTACCCCGCATCCACTGCTCCATGACCGACAGCAGGTAGTCGGGATCGACCGGCTTGGTGACGTAGTCGGACGCACCGGAGTCGATCGCCTTCTCCCGGTCCCCCTTCATCGCCTTGGCCGTCAGCGCGATGATCGGCAGGCCCGCGAACTGCGGCATCCGCCGGATCGCCGACGTCGTCGCGTAGCCGTCCATCTCGGGCATCATGATGTCCATCAGCACCACCGTCACGTCGTCGTGCTGCTCCAGGACCTCGATGCCCTCGCGGCCGTTCTCCGCGTACAGCACGGCCAGTCCGTGCTGTTCGAGCACGCTGGTCAGGGCGAAGACGTTGCGCACGTCGTCGTCCACGATCAGCACCCGCTCACCGTGGAAGTCGTACGTCCGCGGGACCACCGGCAGTTCGTCCTGCGCCCCGCCCCAGCCGTCCTCCGCCCCGGCCTCGTACGGCTGCCCCGGCACCGCGGCCCGCGGCTCCAGGTCGCTCAGCGGCTTGCGCCGCCGCCGGAACAGCGGCGCGGCACCGCCGCCCTGCCCCGGCTGGCCCTCGACCGCCGGAACCGTGCGCTCCGGCCCGGCCGGCGCCTGCGGGGCCGGGACGGGGGCCGCCGGCAGCTCCGGTACCGCGGTCTCCTCGGCCGGCCTGCGGTACAGCTCCCCGCGCGCCCCGCCCGGCGCGGGCGGCGCGTACCCCTGCGGGGGCAGCTCGCTCGGGTGCAGCGGCAGGTACAGGGTGAAGGTCGAGCCGCGGCCCGGCTCGCTCGCCGCGTGGATCTCGCCGCCCAGCAGCCGGGCGATCTCCCGGCTGATGGACAGCCCGAGTCCCGTACCGCCGTACTTGCGGCTCGTCGTCCCGTCCGCCTGCTTGAACGCCTCGAAGATCACCAGCATCTTGCTCGCCGCGATCCCGATCCCGGTGTCCGTCACCGAGAAGGCGATCAGGTCCCCGTCCGCCTCGCGCAGCGACCCGGCCTCCAGCAACTGCTCCCGGATCGCCGTCGGCACGTCGGCCCCGGCGGGCCGGATCACCAGCTCCACCGCTCCGGTGTCGGTGAACTTCACCGCGTTGGACAGCAGGTTGCGCAGTACCTGGAGCAGCCGCTGCTCGTCGGTGTGCAGGGTGGCCGGCAGCTCCGGCGAGACCCGCACGGAGAAGTCAAGCCCCTTCTCCGCCGTGAGCGGCCGGAACGTGGCCTCCACGTAGTCCACGAGCTGGACCAGCGCGATCCGCGTCGGCGAGACGTCCATCTTGCCCGCCTCGACCTTCGACAGGTCGAGGATGTCGTTGATCAGCTGGAGCAGGTCCGAGCCGGCGCCGTGGATGGTCTCGGCGAACTCCACCTGCTTCGGCGACAGGTTGCCGTCCGCGTTGTCGGCGAGCAACTTGGCCAGGATCAGCAGCGAGTTGAGCGGCGTCCGCAGCTCGTGCGACATGTTCGCCAGGAACTCGCTCTTGTAGCGCATCGAGACCGCGAGCTGCTCGGCGCGCTCTTCCAGGACCTGCCGGGCCTCCTCGATCTCGGTGTTCTTCACCTCGATGTCCCGGTTCTGCTGGGCCAGCAGCTCGGCCTTCTCCTCCAGCTCCGCGTTGGCGGCCTGGAGCGCCTTCTGCCGGTTCTCCAGCTCGTCGGAGCGCTCGCGCAGCTCCTCCGTCATCTCCTGCGACTGCTTGAGCAGCATCTCCGTCTTGGAGTTGACGCTGATCGTGTTGACGCTCGTGCCGATCATCTCGGCGATCTGACTCAGGAAGTCCTTCTGGATCTGGGTGAACGGCGTGAAGGAGGCCAGCTCGATCACCCCGAGCAGCTTCCCCTCGAAGAGCACCGGCAGCACGATCACGTGCGCCGGCGGGGCCTCGCCCAGCCCCGAGGAGATCTTCAGGTAGCCGGGCGGGGTGTTCTCGACCAGGATCGTCCGCTTCTCCTCGGCGACCGTCCCGATCAGCCCCTCCCCCGGACGGAACGAGGTGGGCACCTGGCCCCCGGCGTACGCGTAGCTCCCGCGCATCCGCAGCGCGTACGAACCGTCCGCGCCCCCCTCCGTGCCGACCTCGGTGGTCCCGCCCGCCGGCAGCGCCAGGAAGAACGCGCCGTGCTGCGCCGACACCACCGGGGTGAGCTCGCTCATGATCAGCTTGGCCACGTCGTCCAGCTCCCGGCGGCCCTGCATCAGCGCCGAGATCCGGGCGAGGTTGCCCTTGAGCCAGTCCTGCTCCTTGTTGGCCAGGGTGGTGTCGCGCAGGTTGACGATCATCGTGTTGATGTTGTCCTGGAGGACCTGGATCTCGCCCGCCGCGTCCACGTCGACCTTCAGGCTGAGGTCGCCGCGGGTCACCGCGGTGGCCACGGCCGCGATGGCGCGCACCTGCCGGGTGAGGTTGCCGGCCATCTCGTTCACCGACTCGGTCAGGTCACGCCAGGTGCCGTCGACGTCCCGGACCCGGGCCTGACCGCCCAGGATGCCCTCCGTACCCACCTCGCGGGCCACCCGCGTGACCTGGTCGGCGAAGGAGGACAGCTGGTCCACCATCGTGTTGATGGTCGTCTTGAGCTCCAGGATCTCGCCCCGGGCGTCGATGTCGATCTTCTTGGTCATGTCGCCCTTGGCGATGGCGGTCGTGACCATGGCGATCTGCCGCACCTGCCCGGTGAGGTTCGAGGCCATGAAGTTCACCGAGTCGGTGAGGTCCTTCCACGTCCCCGAGACGCCCGGCACGTGCGCCTGGCCGCCCAGGCGGCCCTCCGTACCCACCTCGCGCGCCACCCGCGTGACCTCGTCCGCGAAGGACGACAGCGTCTTCACCATCGTGTTGACGGTGTCCGCGAGCTGCGCGACCTCGCCGCGGGCCTCGACGGTGACCTTCTTCGTCAGGTCGCCGTTGGCCACCGCTGCCGAGACCTGCGCGATCCCGCGCACCTGGGCCGTCAGGTTGCCGGCCATGGTGTTGACGTTGTCGCTGAGGTCCTTCCAGATGCCCGTCACCCCGCGCACCCGGGCCTGGCCGCCGAGGATGCCCTCGGTACCCACCTCCCGCGCGACCCGGGTCACCTGCTCCGCGAACGACGACAGCTGGTCCACCATCGTGTTGACGGTGGTCACCAGCTCCAGGATCTCGCCCTTGGCGTCCACCGTGATCTTCTTCGACAGGTCGCCCATGGCGACCGCCGTGGTCACCTCGGCGATGTTGCGCACCTGCGAGGTCAGGTTGTTGGCCATGAAGTTGACCGACTGCGTCAGGTCCTTCCAGGTCCCCGAGACGCCCTTGACCTCCGCCTGGCCGCCGAGAATGCCCTCGGTACCCACCTCGCGCGCCACGCGGGTCACCTGCTCCGCGAAGTTCGAGAGCTGGTCGACCATCGTGTTCAGCGTGTTCTTCAGCTCCAGGATCTCGCCCCGGGCGTCCACGTCGATCTTCTGCGACAGGTCCCCGCGCGCCACCGCCGTGGCCACCTGCGCGATGTTGCGCACCTGCGAGGTCAGGTTCCCGGCCATGCCGTTCACCGAGTCGGTCAGGTCGCGCCACACACCGGCCACGCCGGGCACCTGCGCCTGCCCCCCGAGCCGGCCGTCCGTGCCCACCTCGCGGGCCACCCGGGTCACCTGCTCCGCGAAGGCCGAGAGCTGGTCGACCATCGTGTTGATGGTGTTCTTCAGCTCCAGGATCTCGCCCCGGGCGTCCACGTCGATCTTCTGCGACAGGTCCCCGCGCGCCACCGCCGTCGTCACCTGGGCGATCTGGCGCACCTGGGACGTCAGGTTCCCCGCCATGAAGTTGACCGAGTCGGTCAGCTCCTTCCAGGTCCCCGAGACCCCCTCGACCCGGGCCTGGCCGCCGAGGCGGCCCTCCGTGCCCACGTCCCGCGCCATCCGCGTGACCTGGTCGGCGAAGGACGACAGCTGGTCCACCATCGTGTTCACGGTGTTCTTCAGCTGGAGCATCTCGCCGGAGACGTCCACGGTGACCTTCTGCGACAGGTCGCCGTTGGCCACCGCCGTCGTCACCTGCGCGATGTTGCGCACCTGGCCGGTGAGGTTGCGGAAGGCGGTGTTCACCGAATCGGTGAGGTCCTTCCACGTGCCGGCCGCGCCCGGCACCTGAGCCTGACCGCCCAGCTCGCCCTCGACGCCGACCTCGCGCGCCACCCGCGTCACCTCGGCACCGAACGACTGGAGCTGGTCGACCATCGTGTTGACGGTGTTCTTCAGCTCCAGCATCTCGCCGGCCACGTCGACCGTGACCTTCTGCGACAGGTCGCCGTTGGCCACCGCCGTCGTCACCTGCGCGATGTCCCGCACCTGCGTCGTGAGGTTGCGGAAGACCGTGTTCACCGAATCGGTGAGGTCCTTCCAGGTACCGGCCGCGCCCGGCACCTGCGCCTGGCCGCCGAGCAGGCCCTTCGCCCCGACCTCGCTCGCCACCCGCGTGACCTCGTCCGCGAAGGTCCGCAGCGTCTCGGTCATCTGGTTGATCGTTTCGGCCAGTTGCGCGACCTCGCCGCGCGCGCTGACCCGGACCTTCTGCGACAGGTCGCCGTTGGCGACGGCCGTCGTCACCTGGGCGATCCCGCGCACCTGCGCCGTCAGGTTCCCGGCCATGGTGTTGACCGAGTCCGTGAGGTCCTTCCACACGCCCGCGACCCCGGGCACCTTCGCCTGGCCGCCCAGCTCGCCCTCCGTACCCACCTCGCGGGCGACCCGGGTCACCTCGGAGGAGAAGGACGACAGCTGGTCCACCATCGTGTTCACGGTGTTCTTCAGCTGGAGCATCTCGCCGGCCACGTGCACCGTGACCTTGCGCGACAGGTCGCCCTTCGCGACCGCCGTCGTCACCAGCGCGATGTCGCGCACCTGCGCCGTGAGCCGGTACGCCATCGTGTTGACCGAGTCCGTCAGGTCCTTCCACGAACCCGACATCCCGCGGACCTGGGCCTGACCGCCGAGCTTGCCCTCGGTACCCACCTCCAGCGCCACGCGCGTCACCTCGTCGGTGAACGCGGACAACTGGTCGACCAGGTTGTTGACCGTGCGCCCGACCTTCAGGAACTCCCCGCGCAGCGGGTGCCCGGCCCCCTCGGACACCTGCGTCCGCAGGTCCATCCGCTGGTCGAGGTCGCCCTCGGCGACCGCCGACAGCACCCGGCCCACCTCGGACACCGGCCGGGCGAGATCGTCCACCAGCTGGTTCGAGGCGTCGATCGCGGCCGCCCAGGAGCCTTCGCAGGCACCCGTTTCCAGCCGTTCCCCGAGCTTCCCCTCACGTCCCACCATCCGCCGGACCCGGGACAGCTCCCCGGTCAGGTGGAGATTGCGGTCGGCGACCTCGTTGTAGACGGCGGCGATCTCCGTCATCACACCGTCGCCGGACACCGTCAGCCGCTTGCGGAAGTTCCCGTCCCGCATCGACACCAGGGCCGTGAGCAGCCGGTTCAGAGCGGCGGTGTCCACCTCCGTCGTGCCACCGCGCCGAGAACGCCCGCCCTTGGGGCGCGTTCCCGTACGCCGCACCGCTGCGCCAGACTCCACCGTGTCCCTCCCGAAAGGGTCGACCACTGTTCCGCCGGACCTCCAGTGTCCCTGTCCGGCTCTTCAAGCCTGCCCAGTGTTTCACCCCTGCCGAACCCGGCCATAACACTTCGGCACCATCCCACACGGGCCGTACCCTGCGGGTGGATTCCCCGACCACCGCACCATGCCGTCCGCGAAGGTAAGTAACCTGGCACCCGATGTCCAACCGCGTCGAAGGAGACTTGTGATCACGGCACGGGCGGCTGCCAGTTTCGACCCCCTCGGGCGCTCGGTCGCCGCAGCCCGCGCGTTCGTCCGCGACACCCTGCAGGGCTGGGGCTTCGCGGACATCGTCGACGACGCGGTGGTCCTCACCAGCGAGCTCGTCACCAACGCCGTGGTCCATGCCGGAACCCGGGCCGAGGTCGTCTGCCTGCGCGCCGAGGACGGCGTGCGCGTCGAGGTCGCCGACCGGTACCCCGAGCGCGAGCTCCCGCTCCAGCACCCCGAGGAGCGCCCGTACGCGGACCCCGACCGCGAGAACGGCCGCGGGCTGATGCTCTGCGCCGCCCTCGCCACCCGTTGGGGCGTCGAGTACACCGCCACCCACAAGCACGTGTGGTTCCGCCTGGACCTGCCAGACCGGCCGGTCGGTACCCGCTCCGCGGGCCCCGTCATCCCCGACCGCCTGCTCCCGCTCGCCGACAGCCGGGTCCGCGTCGCCGTCGTCCAGGTCGACGCCGCCGACACCGTCGCCGCGTGGAACGAGGACGCCGAGCACATCTTCGGCCACCCCGCCGGCAAGGCCGTCGGCCGCCCGCTCGCCGAGCTCGCCGCCTGGCCGCAGACGCCCGGCACCGGAACCGGCATCGCCGAGGCCCTGCGCCTGTCGCGCTGGGAGGGCAGCTACGGCATCCGCGGCGCCGACGGCCGCGTCGTCCCCGTCTACGCCTCGCACCTGCGGGTCCGCGACGCCCACGGCGAACCGTCCATCGTCTGCCTCCTCGTCCACGACGACGAGCGCGCCCTGCTCCAGACCCCGGCCCGGGTCCCGGGCCCCGACGGCGGGCAGCTCACCGAGCCCCGCCCCGCGGACCCCTTCGAGGTCTTCATCGGCTCGCCGGCCCCCGACGACCTCGACGGACTGCTCCAGCGCACCGTCGAACGGGCCCGCGACCTCCTCGACGCCGACGCCGCCTTCCTGCTGCTGGCCACCGACGACGAGACCGAGCTGGAGGTCCGCGCCACCACCGGCCTGCCCTCCACCCGCCAGCGCTTCGCCCGCGTCCCCGTCGAGGCCGGCACCAACCGCTACGGCTCCGCCCGCATGCCCGCCGTCCACGACGACCTCGCCGCCGTCCCGGGCGCCGTACCGCTCCTGGAGGCCACCGGCATGCGCTCGGTGGTCACCGTCCCGCTGAAGGTCGAGGGCCGTCTCACCGGCTCCCTCGGCGTCGCGGCCGAGGTCCCGGGCCGGTACTCCAACGAGGAGGCCCTGCGCCTGCAGTTCGCCGCCGACCGCATCGCGCTGGCCGTGGAGTCCGCCCGCCTCGGCGAGCTGGAGCGGCTGCGCCGCGGCTCGCTGTCCTTCCTCGTCGAGGCCTCCGACCTGCTGGCGGGCACTTTGGACCGGGACCAGACCCTGGCCTTGGTGGCCCAGATGACCGTCCCGACGCTGGCCACCTGGTGCGCGGTCTACACGATCGCCGACCAGTCCGACCCGTTCCTCTCCTACGTCCTGCACGAGGACGAGGAGCGGATCGACGGCCTCAAGGAACTCCTCGCCCAGGTCAACCCGCCCGAACCGGTCCGCGAGGCCGGCGCCCGCCCGTGGTCCGAGGCGGCCCTCGCGGTCGGCGGCGAGACCGTGGTCCTGCCCCTGCTGGCCCGCAACCGCGTGATCGGCCTGCTCACCCTGGGCAAGCCGTCCGAAGAGCACTTCCGCCAGGAGATCCTGGAGCTCGCCGAGGACCTCTCCCGCCGGGCCGCCCTGGCCCTGGACAACGCCCGCCTGTACTCCGAGCGCACCGCGATCAGCCGCGCCCTCCAGCGCAGCCTGCTGCCGCCCGGCTCCCCCAGCGTCCCCGGCATGGAGGTGGAGGTCATCTACCGCGCGGCCGGCGAGGGCAACGAGGTGGGCGGCGACTTCTACGACGTCTTCCCGATCCGCGACGGTGCGTACGGCTTCGCCATCGGCGACGTCTGCGGCACCGGCCCGGAGGCCGCGGCCGTCACCGGCCTGGCCCGGCACGCCCTGCGCCTGCTGGCCCGCGAGGGCCTGGGAGCCCCGGCGGTCCTGGAGCGGCTTAACGCCGCCATCCTCGACGAGGGCGCCCGCAGCCGCTTCCTCACCCTCCTGTACGGCGAGCTCCACCCCCAGCCCGACGGCGGCGCCCTCATGAAGGTCGTCTGCGCCGGCCACCCCCTCCCGCTGCGGCTGCGCCCGGACGGCGAGGTCATCCCGGCGGCCGAGCCGCAGCCCCTGCTCGGTGTGATCGAGGACCTGGAGCTCTACGAGCAGACCCTCACCCTCGACCCGGGCGACGTGCTGCTGTGCGTGACGGACGGAGTGACGGAGCGCCGCGAGGGCACCCGCATGCTGGGCGACGACGGCCTGGCGGAGGTCCTCACCACCTGTACGGGCCTCACCGCCGGCGCGGTGGCCTCGCGCGTCCTGCGCGCGGTGGAACGGTTCGCCGCCGAGCCGGCCTCGGACGACATGGCGATCCTGGCCTTCCGCGTGCCGCACCAGCGCGAGGGCGACTAGAAATACGGGTGCGGGCCGAGGCGTCCCCGGCCTAGGGTCGGGGACCATGCCCTTCTCACGCACGCGCCCCGACTTCACCGCGGACGAGCGCACCCAGCTCATCGGCTGGCTCGACATGCAGCGCTCGATCGTCCAGTGGAAGTGCGAGGGCCTCTCCGAAGAGGACGCGCACCGTCCCGTCCTGCCGTCCTCACCGCTGATGACCGCGGCCGGCC
Above is a window of Streptomyces subrutilus DNA encoding:
- a CDS encoding SpoIIE family protein phosphatase, coding for MPSAKVSNLAPDVQPRRRRLVITARAAASFDPLGRSVAAARAFVRDTLQGWGFADIVDDAVVLTSELVTNAVVHAGTRAEVVCLRAEDGVRVEVADRYPERELPLQHPEERPYADPDRENGRGLMLCAALATRWGVEYTATHKHVWFRLDLPDRPVGTRSAGPVIPDRLLPLADSRVRVAVVQVDAADTVAAWNEDAEHIFGHPAGKAVGRPLAELAAWPQTPGTGTGIAEALRLSRWEGSYGIRGADGRVVPVYASHLRVRDAHGEPSIVCLLVHDDERALLQTPARVPGPDGGQLTEPRPADPFEVFIGSPAPDDLDGLLQRTVERARDLLDADAAFLLLATDDETELEVRATTGLPSTRQRFARVPVEAGTNRYGSARMPAVHDDLAAVPGAVPLLEATGMRSVVTVPLKVEGRLTGSLGVAAEVPGRYSNEEALRLQFAADRIALAVESARLGELERLRRGSLSFLVEASDLLAGTLDRDQTLALVAQMTVPTLATWCAVYTIADQSDPFLSYVLHEDEERIDGLKELLAQVNPPEPVREAGARPWSEAALAVGGETVVLPLLARNRVIGLLTLGKPSEEHFRQEILELAEDLSRRAALALDNARLYSERTAISRALQRSLLPPGSPSVPGMEVEVIYRAAGEGNEVGGDFYDVFPIRDGAYGFAIGDVCGTGPEAAAVTGLARHALRLLAREGLGAPAVLERLNAAILDEGARSRFLTLLYGELHPQPDGGALMKVVCAGHPLPLRLRPDGEVIPAAEPQPLLGVIEDLELYEQTLTLDPGDVLLCVTDGVTERREGTRMLGDDGLAEVLTTCTGLTAGAVASRVLRAVERFAAEPASDDMAILAFRVPHQREGD